A window of the Pseudomonas fluorescens genome harbors these coding sequences:
- a CDS encoding helix-turn-helix transcriptional regulator, producing MLLPNPAVFGERIRQLRRAKGYSQAILAHRAKCSRKTIIDLEAGENVALYTAFRVLSALGMALEIVDNRIDLKSLADLVEHDE from the coding sequence ATGCTGCTCCCCAATCCCGCTGTTTTCGGTGAAAGAATTCGGCAATTGCGTCGGGCCAAAGGCTATAGCCAAGCGATATTGGCCCACAGAGCCAAATGCAGCCGCAAAACCATCATCGACCTTGAAGCCGGCGAGAATGTCGCGCTCTATACCGCGTTCAGGGTGCTGTCAGCGCTGGGCATGGCGCTGGAAATTGTCGACAACCGCATTGATCTCAAATCCCTGGCCGATCTGGTAGAGCACGATGAGTAA
- the fba gene encoding class II fructose-bisphosphate aldolase (catalyzes the reversible aldol condensation of dihydroxyacetonephosphate and glyceraldehyde 3-phosphate in the Calvin cycle, glycolysis, and/or gluconeogenesis), with protein MALISMRQMLDHAAEFGYGVPAFNVNNLEQMRAIMEAADKTDSPVIVQASAGARKYAGAPFLRHLILAAIEEFPHIPVCMHQDHGTSPDVCQRSIQLGFSSVMMDGSLGEDGKTPTDYEYNVRVTQQTVAMAHACGVSVEGELGCLGSLETGMAGEEDGIGAEGVLDHSQMLTDPEEAADFVKKTQVDALAIAIGTSHGAYKFTKPPTGDVLAIDRIKEIHKRIPNTHLVMHGSSSVPQEWLAIINQYGGDIKETYGVPVEEIVEGIKHGVRKVNIDTDLRLASTGAMRRLMATNPSEFDPRKFFGETVKAMRDVCIARYEAFGTAGNASKIKPISLESMYQRYLKGELNAKVN; from the coding sequence ATGGCACTTATCAGCATGCGCCAGATGCTGGACCACGCAGCCGAGTTCGGCTACGGCGTTCCAGCCTTCAACGTCAACAACCTTGAGCAGATGCGCGCCATCATGGAAGCCGCTGACAAGACTGACTCCCCGGTGATCGTTCAGGCTTCGGCCGGTGCCCGCAAATACGCCGGCGCCCCGTTCCTGCGTCACCTGATCCTGGCCGCGATCGAAGAATTCCCGCACATCCCGGTGTGCATGCACCAGGACCACGGCACCAGCCCTGACGTCTGCCAGCGTTCCATCCAGCTGGGCTTCAGCTCGGTAATGATGGACGGCTCCCTCGGCGAAGACGGCAAGACCCCGACTGACTACGAATACAACGTCCGCGTCACCCAACAAACCGTCGCCATGGCTCACGCCTGCGGTGTTTCGGTTGAAGGCGAGCTGGGCTGCCTGGGTTCGCTGGAAACCGGCATGGCCGGTGAAGAAGACGGCATTGGCGCCGAAGGCGTTCTGGATCACAGCCAGATGCTGACCGACCCGGAAGAAGCTGCCGACTTCGTCAAGAAGACTCAGGTCGACGCCCTGGCCATCGCCATCGGCACCAGCCACGGCGCCTACAAGTTCACCAAGCCGCCTACCGGCGACGTACTGGCGATCGACCGCATCAAGGAAATCCACAAACGCATCCCGAACACCCACTTGGTGATGCACGGTTCCTCGTCGGTTCCGCAAGAGTGGCTGGCAATCATCAACCAGTACGGCGGCGACATCAAAGAAACCTACGGCGTACCAGTTGAAGAAATCGTCGAAGGCATCAAGCACGGCGTGCGCAAGGTCAACATCGACACCGACCTGCGTCTGGCATCCACCGGCGCCATGCGTCGCCTGATGGCCACCAACCCGAGCGAATTCGACCCGCGTAAATTTTTCGGCGAAACCGTGAAGGCGATGCGCGATGTATGTATCGCTCGTTACGAAGCCTTCGGCACTGCCGGCAACGCTTCGAAGATCAAGCCGATCTCGCTGGAAAGCATGTATCAGCGTTATCTGAAGGGTGAGTTGAACGCCAAGGTCAATTGA
- a CDS encoding MliC family protein has protein sequence MKGLIAVAALGLLGGCAQWNPFQSSAPVDNWTTWTCDSQAKVLWRFTDADQKAVDVRLGGGDQVYRLKEEPGASGALYSDDMLAFHIKGNEGLVYWVATNDLIGRGCKAE, from the coding sequence ATGAAAGGCTTGATCGCCGTTGCGGCATTGGGATTGTTGGGTGGTTGCGCGCAGTGGAACCCGTTCCAGTCATCCGCCCCTGTGGATAACTGGACCACCTGGACCTGCGACAGCCAGGCCAAGGTGCTGTGGCGCTTCACCGACGCCGACCAGAAGGCAGTCGATGTGCGGCTGGGTGGTGGTGATCAGGTCTATCGCCTGAAAGAAGAGCCGGGCGCCTCGGGCGCGCTGTACAGCGACGACATGCTGGCGTTTCACATCAAAGGTAATGAAGGCCTGGTCTACTGGGTCGCTACCAATGATCTGATCGGCCGAGGCTGCAAAGCCGAATAA
- a CDS encoding phosphoglycerate kinase has translation MTVLKMSDLDLQGKRVLIREDLNVPVKDGVVTSDARILASLPTIKLALEKGAAVMVCSHLGRPTEGEFSAENSLKPVADYLSKALGREVPLVADYLGGVDVKAGDIVLFENVRFNKGEKKNADELAQQYAALCDVFVMDAFGTAHRAEGSTHGVAKFAKVAAAGPLLAAELDALGKALGAPAKPMAAIVAGSKVSTKLDVLNSLSQICDQLIVGGGIANTFLAAAGHPVGKSLYEPDLLDTARAIAAKVSVPLPVDVVVAKEFAESAEATVKLIADVAADDMILDIGPQTAANFAELLKSSKTILWNGPVGVFEFDQFGNGTKVLAEAIAESAAFSIAGGGDTLAAIDKYGVAEKISYISTGGGAFLEFVEGKVLPAVEVLESRAKA, from the coding sequence ATGACCGTGTTGAAGATGTCCGACCTCGATCTGCAAGGTAAGCGCGTATTGATCCGCGAAGACCTCAACGTCCCAGTCAAGGACGGTGTTGTCACCAGCGATGCGCGTATCCTGGCTTCGCTGCCGACCATCAAGCTGGCCCTGGAAAAAGGCGCGGCCGTGATGGTCTGCTCGCACCTGGGTCGTCCGACCGAAGGCGAATTCTCTGCCGAGAACAGCCTCAAGCCTGTCGCCGATTACCTGAGCAAGGCCCTGGGCCGCGAAGTGCCGCTGGTGGCCGATTACCTGGGCGGCGTTGACGTCAAGGCCGGCGACATCGTGCTGTTCGAAAACGTGCGCTTCAACAAGGGCGAGAAAAAGAACGCCGACGAACTGGCCCAGCAATACGCCGCCCTGTGCGACGTGTTCGTGATGGACGCTTTCGGCACCGCTCACCGCGCTGAAGGTTCGACCCACGGCGTAGCCAAGTTCGCCAAAGTCGCCGCTGCCGGCCCGCTGCTGGCTGCTGAACTCGACGCACTGGGCAAGGCTCTGGGCGCGCCGGCCAAGCCGATGGCGGCGATCGTTGCCGGTTCCAAGGTCTCGACCAAACTCGACGTACTGAACAGCCTGAGCCAGATCTGCGATCAACTGATCGTCGGCGGCGGCATCGCCAACACCTTCCTCGCTGCGGCCGGTCACCCGGTCGGCAAGTCGCTGTACGAGCCGGACCTGCTGGACACCGCGCGCGCCATCGCCGCCAAGGTCAGCGTGCCGCTGCCGGTGGACGTAGTGGTTGCCAAGGAATTCGCCGAAAGCGCTGAAGCGACCGTGAAGCTGATCGCTGACGTCGCTGCCGACGACATGATCCTCGACATCGGCCCGCAAACCGCGGCCAACTTCGCCGAACTGCTGAAGTCGTCGAAAACCATCCTGTGGAACGGCCCGGTCGGCGTGTTCGAATTCGACCAGTTCGGCAACGGCACCAAAGTGCTGGCCGAAGCCATCGCCGAAAGCGCGGCGTTCTCGATTGCCGGCGGTGGCGACACCCTGGCGGCCATCGATAAATATGGCGTGGCGGAAAAGATCTCCTACATTTCCACCGGCGGTGGCGCGTTCCTCGAATTCGTCGAAGGCAAGGTTCTGCCGGCCGTTGAAGTCCTGGAAAGCCGGGCCAAGGCCTGA
- the epd gene encoding erythrose-4-phosphate dehydrogenase, with the protein MPQPRPYKVALNGYGRIGRCVLRALFERGEKAGFEIVAINDLADMASIEYLTRFDSTHGRFPGEVKVDGDCLHINGDCVKVLRSATPEGIDWASLGVDLVLECSGAWHTRADGQRFLDAGAPRVLFSQPMASEADVDATIVYGVNQDCLTGDELLVSNASCTTNCGVPLLRLLDQAVGLDYVSITTIHSAMNDQPVIDAYHHEDLRRTRSAFQSVIPVSTGLARGIERLLPELAGRIQAKAVRVPTVNVSCLDITMQTASDTDAGEVNRILREAATSGPLKGLLAYTELPHASCDFNHDPHSAIVDASQTRVSGPRLVNILAWFDNEWGFANRMLDVAEHYLQTATSKKP; encoded by the coding sequence ATGCCTCAACCGCGTCCCTACAAAGTTGCACTCAACGGCTACGGCCGGATTGGTCGTTGCGTCTTGCGTGCGTTGTTCGAGCGAGGCGAGAAGGCCGGGTTTGAAATTGTCGCGATCAACGATCTGGCCGACATGGCCAGCATCGAATACCTGACACGCTTCGACTCCACCCACGGCCGGTTCCCCGGCGAAGTGAAGGTCGATGGCGATTGTCTGCATATTAATGGCGACTGCGTGAAGGTCCTGCGCAGTGCCACCCCCGAAGGCATCGATTGGGCGTCGCTGGGCGTCGATCTGGTGCTCGAATGCTCCGGCGCCTGGCACACCCGCGCAGACGGCCAGCGTTTTCTCGACGCCGGCGCGCCGCGTGTGCTGTTTTCGCAGCCGATGGCCAGCGAGGCGGATGTCGACGCCACCATCGTCTACGGCGTCAATCAGGATTGCCTGACCGGCGACGAACTGCTGGTATCCAACGCTTCCTGCACCACCAACTGCGGCGTGCCGCTGTTGCGTCTGCTGGATCAGGCGGTCGGCCTGGATTACGTATCGATCACCACGATTCACTCGGCAATGAACGATCAGCCGGTGATCGACGCCTATCACCATGAAGACCTGCGCCGCACCCGCTCGGCGTTCCAGTCGGTGATCCCGGTGTCCACCGGTCTGGCGCGTGGTATCGAGCGCCTGCTGCCGGAACTTGCCGGGCGAATTCAGGCCAAAGCCGTACGCGTGCCGACGGTCAATGTGTCCTGCCTCGACATCACGATGCAGACCGCGAGCGACACCGACGCCGGCGAGGTCAACCGGATCCTGCGCGAGGCCGCCACCAGCGGCCCGCTCAAAGGTCTGCTGGCCTACACCGAACTGCCCCACGCAAGTTGTGATTTCAACCATGACCCACATTCGGCCATCGTCGATGCCAGTCAGACCCGCGTTTCCGGCCCACGGCTGGTGAACATCCTGGCCTGGTTCGACAACGAATGGGGTTTTGCCAACCGAATGCTGGATGTTGCAGAACACTATCTGCAAACAGCGACTTCAAAAAAACCGTAG
- the tkt gene encoding transketolase: MPSRRERANAIRALSMDAVQKANSGHPGAPMGMADIAEVLWRDYLKHNPSNPSFADRDRFVLSNGHGSMLIYSLLHLTGYDLSIDDLKQFRQLHSRTPGHPEFGYTPGVETTTGPLGQGLANAVGFALAEKVLGAQFNRPGHNIVDHHTYVFLGDGCMMEGISHEVASLAGTLGLGKLIAFYDDNGISIDGEVEGWFTDDTPKRFESYNWQVIRNVDGHDPEEIKTAIETARKSPLPTLICCKTTIGFGSPNKQGKEDCHGAPLGDAEIALTRQALNWNHGPFEIPADIYAEWDAKEKGRAAEAEWDQRFAAYSAAFPTEANELIRRLSGELPADFSEKADAYIADVAAKGETIASRKASQNALNAFGPLLPEVLGGSADLAGSNLTLWKGCKGVSAEDASGNYMYYGVREFGMTAIMNGVALHGGLVPYGATFLMFMEYARNAVRMSALMKQRVIHVYTHDSIGLGEDGPTHQPIEQLTSLRSTPNLDTWRPADAVESAVAWKNALERKDGPSALIFSRQNLQHQTRDAGQIADIRRGGYVLKDCAGEPELILIATGSEVGLAVQAYDKLTEQGRKVRVVSMPCTSAFDAQDASYKQSVLPLQVGARIAIEAAHADFWFKYVGLEGRVIGMTTYGESAPASALFEEFGFTLENILGQAEELLED, encoded by the coding sequence ATGCCTAGCCGTCGTGAGCGTGCCAACGCCATTCGTGCCCTCAGCATGGATGCCGTGCAAAAAGCCAACAGCGGCCATCCCGGTGCCCCCATGGGTATGGCAGATATCGCCGAAGTGCTTTGGCGCGACTACCTCAAGCACAACCCGAGCAATCCATCGTTCGCCGACCGTGACCGCTTCGTGCTGTCCAACGGCCACGGCTCGATGTTGATCTACTCGCTGCTGCACCTGACCGGTTACGACCTGTCGATCGACGACCTGAAGCAGTTCCGTCAATTGCACAGCCGCACCCCGGGCCACCCGGAATTCGGTTACACCCCTGGCGTTGAAACCACCACCGGCCCGCTGGGTCAGGGTCTGGCCAACGCCGTGGGCTTCGCCCTGGCTGAAAAGGTACTGGGCGCGCAGTTCAACCGTCCTGGCCACAACATCGTCGACCACCACACCTACGTGTTCCTGGGTGATGGCTGCATGATGGAAGGCATTTCCCACGAAGTCGCTTCCCTGGCCGGTACCCTGGGCCTGGGCAAGCTGATCGCTTTCTACGATGACAACGGCATCTCCATCGACGGCGAAGTCGAAGGCTGGTTCACCGATGACACGCCGAAGCGTTTCGAATCGTACAATTGGCAAGTGATCCGCAACGTCGACGGTCACGACCCGGAAGAGATCAAGACCGCCATCGAGACCGCTCGCAAGAGCCCGCTGCCGACCCTGATCTGCTGCAAGACCACCATCGGTTTCGGTTCGCCGAACAAGCAAGGCAAGGAAGATTGCCACGGCGCCCCGCTGGGTGACGCGGAAATCGCCCTGACCCGTCAGGCGCTGAACTGGAACCACGGCCCGTTCGAAATCCCGGCCGACATCTATGCCGAGTGGGATGCCAAGGAAAAAGGCCGCGCCGCCGAAGCCGAGTGGGATCAGCGTTTCGCTGCCTACTCCGCCGCGTTCCCTACCGAAGCCAACGAACTGATCCGTCGCCTGAGCGGCGAGCTGCCGGCCGACTTCTCCGAGAAGGCTGACGCCTACATCGCCGACGTTGCGGCCAAAGGCGAAACCATCGCCAGCCGTAAAGCCAGCCAGAACGCCCTGAACGCGTTCGGCCCGCTGCTGCCGGAAGTGCTGGGCGGTTCGGCTGACCTGGCCGGTTCCAACCTGACCCTGTGGAAAGGCTGCAAAGGCGTCAGCGCCGAAGACGCCAGCGGCAACTACATGTACTACGGCGTGCGCGAATTCGGCATGACCGCGATCATGAACGGCGTTGCCTTGCACGGCGGTCTGGTGCCTTACGGCGCAACCTTCCTGATGTTCATGGAATACGCCCGCAACGCCGTGCGCATGTCCGCTCTGATGAAGCAGCGCGTGATCCACGTCTACACCCACGATTCCATCGGTCTGGGCGAAGACGGCCCGACGCACCAGCCGATCGAGCAACTGACCAGCCTGCGCAGCACGCCGAACCTCGACACCTGGCGTCCAGCCGATGCCGTTGAATCGGCCGTGGCCTGGAAAAACGCTCTGGAGCGCAAGGACGGCCCGTCGGCGCTGATCTTCTCGCGTCAGAACCTGCAGCACCAAACCCGTGATGCCGGCCAGATCGCCGACATCCGCCGTGGTGGCTACGTGCTGAAGGACTGCGCAGGCGAGCCTGAGCTGATCCTGATCGCTACCGGTTCGGAAGTCGGTCTGGCCGTTCAGGCCTACGACAAACTGACCGAGCAAGGCCGCAAGGTGCGCGTGGTTTCCATGCCATGCACCAGCGCGTTCGACGCTCAGGACGCCAGCTACAAGCAATCGGTCCTGCCGTTGCAGGTCGGCGCGCGTATCGCGATCGAAGCGGCCCACGCCGACTTCTGGTTCAAGTACGTGGGTCTGGAGGGTCGCGTGATCGGCATGACCACCTACGGCGAATCGGCTCCGGCTTCGGCACTGTTCGAAGAGTTCGGCTTCACCCTGGAAAACATCCTGGGTCAGGCTGAAGAGCTGCTGGAAGACTGA
- a CDS encoding ArsR/SmtB family transcription factor — protein MNLRVPSIRHDDCDELAALCKAGGDPLRLNVLRALANDSFGVLELAQIFDIGQSGMSHHLKVLAQADLVATRREGNAVFYRRALPHTELLGGKLHAALLEEVDNLALPADVQTRIAQVHGQRAANSQDFFARVAEKFRAQQDLIAGLPQYRESVLALLDKLNFNGAATAIEVGPGDGAFLPELARRFSTVTALDNSAAMLELARQVCEREQLANVSLQLADALNGVSLQADCVVLNMVLHHFAAPAEALKHMASLLQPGGSLLVTELCSHNQSWAREACGDLWLGFEQDDLARWATAAGLVPGESLYVGLRNGFQIQVRHFQRPAGDTHHR, from the coding sequence ATGAACTTACGCGTGCCTTCCATTCGCCATGACGATTGCGACGAGCTGGCGGCCCTGTGCAAGGCCGGCGGCGATCCGCTGCGGCTGAATGTATTGCGCGCCCTGGCCAACGACTCGTTCGGCGTTCTGGAACTGGCGCAGATTTTCGATATCGGCCAGTCCGGCATGAGCCACCACCTTAAAGTGCTGGCGCAGGCGGATCTGGTGGCGACTCGCCGCGAAGGCAATGCGGTGTTCTATCGCCGCGCCCTGCCCCACACCGAGTTGCTGGGCGGCAAGTTGCACGCTGCATTGTTAGAAGAAGTCGACAATCTGGCGCTGCCGGCCGACGTGCAAACCCGGATCGCACAGGTTCACGGGCAACGCGCGGCCAACAGCCAGGACTTTTTCGCCCGGGTCGCGGAGAAATTCCGCGCCCAGCAGGATTTGATTGCCGGCCTGCCGCAGTACCGTGAAAGCGTGCTGGCCCTGCTCGACAAACTGAATTTCAATGGCGCTGCCACGGCCATTGAAGTCGGCCCCGGCGATGGTGCATTCCTGCCGGAACTGGCGCGCCGCTTCAGCACCGTAACCGCACTGGACAACAGCGCGGCGATGCTCGAACTGGCCCGCCAGGTTTGTGAACGTGAACAGCTGGCTAACGTCAGCCTGCAATTGGCCGATGCATTGAATGGCGTGAGCCTTCAGGCCGATTGCGTAGTGTTGAACATGGTGTTGCACCATTTCGCCGCGCCGGCCGAAGCGCTCAAGCACATGGCCAGCCTGCTGCAACCGGGCGGTAGCCTGCTCGTGACAGAGTTATGTAGCCACAACCAGAGTTGGGCCAGGGAGGCCTGCGGTGATCTTTGGTTGGGGTTTGAACAGGACGATCTGGCCCGTTGGGCCACCGCTGCGGGACTCGTTCCCGGGGAAAGCCTCTATGTAGGCTTACGTAATGGTTTCCAGATCCAGGTCCGCCATTTTCAGCGACCGGCTGGCGACACTCACCATCGGTAA
- the metK gene encoding methionine adenosyltransferase: MSEYSLFTSESVSEGHPDKIADQISDAVLDAIIAQDKHARVAVETLVKTGVAIVAGEVTTSAWVDLEQIVRDVICDIGYTSSDVGFDGATCGVMNIIGKQSPDINQGVDRAKPEDQGAGDQGLMFGYASNETDVLMPAPITFSHQLVQRQAEARKSGLLPWLRPDAKSQVTCRYEGGKVVGIDAVVLSTQHNPEVSYNDLREGVMELIVKHVLPAELLSKDTQFHINPTGQFIIGGPVGDCGLTGRKIIVDSYGGMARHGGGAFSGKDPSKVDRSAAYAGRYVAKNIVAAGLAERCEIQVSYAIGVAQPTSISLNTFGTGKISDDKIIKLVREVFDLRPYAITTMLDLLHPMYQETAAYGHFGRAPQTKTVGEDTFSTFTWEKTDRADALRSAAGL; the protein is encoded by the coding sequence ATGAGCGAATACTCCCTCTTCACCTCCGAGTCCGTGTCTGAAGGACATCCGGACAAAATCGCCGACCAGATTTCCGATGCAGTGCTGGACGCCATCATCGCCCAGGACAAGCACGCACGCGTTGCGGTGGAAACCCTGGTCAAGACTGGCGTGGCCATCGTTGCCGGTGAAGTGACCACCAGCGCCTGGGTCGACCTGGAGCAGATCGTTCGTGACGTGATTTGCGACATCGGCTACACCAGCTCCGACGTTGGCTTCGACGGCGCTACCTGCGGCGTGATGAACATCATCGGCAAGCAGTCCCCTGACATCAACCAGGGTGTTGACCGCGCCAAGCCTGAAGATCAGGGCGCCGGCGACCAGGGCCTGATGTTCGGCTACGCCAGCAACGAAACCGACGTGCTGATGCCAGCACCGATCACCTTCTCGCACCAGCTGGTGCAGCGTCAGGCCGAAGCCCGTAAATCGGGTCTGCTGCCTTGGCTGCGTCCGGACGCCAAGTCCCAAGTGACCTGCCGTTACGAAGGCGGCAAGGTTGTCGGTATCGACGCCGTGGTTCTGTCGACCCAGCACAACCCTGAAGTGTCGTACAACGACCTGCGCGAAGGCGTGATGGAGCTGATCGTCAAGCACGTGCTGCCTGCCGAACTGCTGAGCAAGGACACCCAGTTCCACATCAACCCGACCGGCCAGTTCATCATTGGCGGCCCGGTAGGTGACTGCGGTCTGACCGGTCGCAAGATCATCGTCGACAGCTACGGCGGCATGGCCCGTCACGGCGGCGGCGCGTTCTCCGGTAAAGATCCATCCAAGGTTGACCGTTCGGCTGCCTACGCTGGCCGTTACGTTGCCAAGAACATCGTGGCTGCCGGCCTGGCCGAGCGTTGCGAGATCCAGGTTTCCTACGCGATCGGTGTGGCCCAGCCTACCTCGATCTCGCTGAACACCTTCGGCACCGGCAAGATCAGCGATGACAAGATCATCAAACTGGTCCGCGAAGTGTTCGACCTGCGTCCATACGCGATCACCACCATGCTGGATCTGCTGCACCCGATGTACCAGGAAACTGCAGCCTACGGCCACTTCGGCCGTGCTCCGCAGACCAAGACCGTTGGCGAAGACACCTTCTCCACGTTCACCTGGGAAAAAACCGACCGCGCCGACGCTCTGCGTTCCGCTGCCGGCCTGTAA
- the ligB gene encoding NAD-dependent DNA ligase LigB, with product MFATLRLFLFFLPAFHFNAFAADCPDWAAARASSEVAALQQQIDRWDDAYHREGRSVIADELYDQSRLRLNEWRRCFKLPSPSEPLRTASGPVAHPVAHTGLDKLHDAADIATWLRDRQNVWVQPKVDGVAVTLIYRDGRLHQAISRGDGARGQDWTASAEKIGAIPQRLTQPLDLLVQGELYWRLKGHIQARAGSANARATVAGLLGRKDLDAEHAAGIGLFVWDWPQGPEDLSERIAALAQFGFPTTEPYTQAVTSLNDAQRWRDHWYRSPLPFASDGVVLRQSLRPPAERWQARPPYWAVAWKYPFAQALADVRKVNFKIGRTGRITPVLELSPVMLDDRQIKRVSVSSLRRWQELDIRPGDQVAISLAGLTIPRLDSVVLRSTERADLNVPLASDFHTLSCWQPTPGCESQFLARLTWLSGKQGLAMSHVGRGTWEKLLETGRLNSLLDWLTLDGPELANIAGLGERSSARLLHSFHSARQRPFLQWLKALGLPPTGQATLADSWQALAQRNTEQWQAEAGIGPGRAAQLSAFFRDPQVLALSETLQAAGVDGF from the coding sequence ATGTTTGCCACACTGCGCCTGTTTTTGTTTTTCCTGCCGGCTTTCCACTTCAACGCCTTTGCTGCCGACTGCCCCGACTGGGCCGCCGCCCGGGCATCGAGCGAAGTCGCCGCCCTGCAACAACAGATCGATCGCTGGGACGACGCCTATCATCGCGAGGGCCGTTCGGTGATCGCCGATGAGCTCTACGATCAGTCACGCCTGCGCCTGAACGAATGGCGCCGGTGCTTCAAACTTCCTTCACCGTCCGAGCCGTTGCGCACTGCATCAGGCCCTGTTGCGCACCCTGTCGCCCACACTGGCCTGGACAAACTTCATGACGCTGCGGACATCGCCACCTGGCTGCGCGACCGCCAAAATGTCTGGGTACAACCCAAGGTCGATGGCGTGGCGGTCACCCTGATCTATCGCGACGGCCGATTGCATCAGGCGATCAGTCGCGGGGATGGCGCTCGCGGGCAGGACTGGACGGCTTCGGCAGAAAAGATCGGAGCCATTCCGCAACGGTTGACGCAACCGCTCGATCTACTGGTGCAAGGCGAACTCTACTGGCGCTTGAAAGGCCATATTCAGGCGCGTGCCGGCAGCGCCAACGCCCGCGCCACCGTGGCCGGCCTGCTGGGGCGCAAGGATCTGGACGCGGAGCACGCCGCCGGCATCGGACTGTTTGTCTGGGACTGGCCACAAGGACCTGAGGACTTGTCGGAGCGAATCGCGGCCCTGGCGCAATTCGGCTTTCCCACCACCGAACCCTACACCCAGGCCGTCACCAGCCTGAACGATGCGCAACGCTGGCGCGATCACTGGTATCGCTCGCCATTGCCATTTGCCTCGGACGGAGTGGTTCTGCGCCAAAGCCTGCGACCGCCCGCCGAACGCTGGCAGGCTCGCCCACCCTACTGGGCCGTCGCCTGGAAATACCCTTTCGCCCAGGCGCTGGCCGATGTACGCAAGGTGAACTTCAAGATCGGCCGCACCGGGCGTATTACGCCGGTGCTTGAACTATCGCCGGTAATGCTCGATGACCGGCAGATCAAACGAGTCAGCGTCAGTTCACTCAGGCGCTGGCAGGAACTGGACATTCGCCCCGGCGATCAGGTGGCAATCAGCCTGGCCGGGCTGACGATTCCGCGTCTCGACAGCGTGGTGCTGCGCAGCACTGAACGCGCGGATCTGAACGTTCCGCTGGCCAGCGACTTTCATACCCTGAGCTGCTGGCAACCGACGCCGGGGTGTGAAAGCCAGTTCCTCGCACGCCTGACCTGGCTCAGCGGCAAGCAAGGGCTGGCCATGTCGCATGTCGGTCGCGGCACCTGGGAGAAACTTCTCGAAACAGGCCGCCTGAACAGCCTGCTGGATTGGTTGACCCTCGACGGGCCGGAGCTTGCTAACATTGCCGGTCTCGGCGAGCGCAGCAGTGCCCGCCTGCTGCACAGTTTTCACAGCGCCCGCCAACGGCCGTTCCTGCAGTGGCTCAAAGCCCTGGGGCTGCCACCGACCGGTCAGGCAACACTCGCCGATTCATGGCAGGCGCTGGCACAACGCAACACCGAACAATGGCAGGCAGAAGCCGGGATCGGCCCGGGCCGCGCGGCGCAATTGAGCGCCTTTTTTCGCGACCCGCAGGTACTGGCCCTGAGTGAAACCCTGCAAGCCGCCGGCGTCGACGGCTTCTGA
- a CDS encoding DUF1090 domain-containing protein, translating to MKFLAPLALLSFCAVLAAPVMADEDAPGLTGCAAKKQGIINQIEQAKSRGNADQQAGLETALREVTEHCTDAGLKKERENKVLDAKHEVSKRQADLDKAMKKGDPEKIDKRKNKLAESRKELQDALDELDK from the coding sequence ATGAAATTTCTCGCACCGCTCGCCCTGCTGTCTTTCTGCGCAGTCCTCGCCGCCCCCGTGATGGCCGACGAAGACGCGCCGGGCCTGACCGGTTGTGCCGCCAAGAAGCAGGGCATCATCAATCAGATCGAACAGGCCAAGTCCCGCGGCAACGCCGACCAGCAGGCCGGCCTCGAAACCGCCCTGCGCGAAGTGACCGAACACTGCACCGACGCCGGCCTGAAGAAAGAACGCGAAAACAAGGTGCTCGACGCCAAGCACGAAGTGAGCAAGCGTCAGGCCGATCTGGACAAGGCCATGAAGAAAGGCGATCCGGAGAAGATCGACAAGCGCAAGAACAAGCTCGCCGAATCGCGCAAGGAATTGCAGGACGCGCTGGACGAACTCGACAAGTAA
- a CDS encoding c-type cytochrome, whose translation MTLKRIAVVLLACLTLSACGGVDPNSPLGQRKAIFKQMLKTGEDLGGMLRGRIAFDGPKFAEGAVKLDALSHEPWKHFPQVREEDHTSAKDDVWQKQARFQEMARTLEAATGELVIASKVQPYKASNLGPAVQKVEDACSACHKEFRDH comes from the coding sequence ATGACTCTTAAAAGAATTGCTGTTGTATTGCTGGCCTGTCTGACCTTGTCCGCCTGCGGCGGTGTCGACCCGAATTCCCCGCTGGGTCAGCGCAAGGCGATCTTCAAGCAGATGCTCAAGACCGGCGAAGACCTGGGCGGCATGCTGCGCGGACGCATTGCCTTCGACGGGCCGAAATTTGCGGAAGGCGCGGTCAAGCTCGATGCGTTGTCCCATGAGCCGTGGAAACATTTCCCGCAGGTGCGCGAAGAAGATCACACCAGCGCCAAGGATGATGTCTGGCAGAAACAGGCGCGCTTCCAGGAAATGGCCCGCACCCTTGAAGCGGCCACCGGTGAACTGGTGATCGCCAGCAAGGTTCAACCGTACAAGGCCAGTAACCTGGGGCCGGCGGTGCAGAAAGTCGAAGATGCCTGCAGTGCCTGCCATAAAGAGTTTCGCGATCATTGA